A window from Chrysemys picta bellii isolate R12L10 chromosome 2, ASM1138683v2, whole genome shotgun sequence encodes these proteins:
- the YAE1 gene encoding protein YAE1 homolog: MQVSDTVTVKCIHLGSLVLVHAACGFNLIPRRKNCSDSHTFTTCTGILVVTTTMSWVQTAVSRPSEDVFDEDSDELHVVQKEWKSTMEKRVKEGYRDGVEAGKELSLQQGFNRGYKQGAEMMMTCGQLRGTLSALLSWCHLNGQISALLSKISNLLAEVGKYEEYVLKYMNSISPQPHLGELLDSVQDMDLSHTIPVENEFDETEAGRHCENESELSENSCRSNSGADSLYSDSCRRTKEHTHSERPTLAWLKEETVCLGEQLGLSLDILQHVQQLES; encoded by the exons atgcaagtctctgATACTGTGACAGTAAAGTGCATCCATCTAGGATCTCTGGTTCTTGTACACGCTGCCTGTGGTTTTAACTTGATTCCCAGGAGGAAGAACTGCTCAGATTCTCACACTTTTACCACATGTACTGGAATCCTGGTTGTTACTACTACAATGTCGTGGGTGCAAACTGCAGTCAGCCGGCCCAGTGAGGATGTGTTTGATGAAGATTCTGATGAACTGCATGTAGTGCAGAAAGAATGGAAGAGCACCATGGAGAAAAGAGTCAAA GAAGGCTATAGAGATGGTGTTGAGGCTGGGAAAGAGCTTTCACTTCAGCAGGGTTTCAATCGGGGTTACAAACAGGGTGCTGAGATGATGATGACCTGTGGCCAACTCAGAGGGACCCTTAG TGCACTCTTGTCTTGGTGTCACCTTAATGGACAAATTTCTGCTTTGCTGAGTAAGATAAGTAACCTCCTGGCTGAAGTTGGCAAGTATGAAGAATATGTGCTTAAGTATATGAATTCTATCAGTCCACAGCCCCACCTTGGAGAATTACTGGATTCTGTTCAGGACATGGACCTTAGTCATACAATTCCAGTGGAGAATGAATTTGATGAAACTGAAGCTGGAAGACACTGTGAAAATGAGTCCGAGTTGAGTGAAAACTCTTGCAGGAGTAACAGTGGGGCTGATTCCTTGTATTCTGACAGTTGTAGGAGAACAAAAGAACACACACATTCTGAAAGGCCAACCCTTGCTTGGCTTAAAGAAGAGACCGTCTGTTTAGGAGAGCAGCTAGGCTTGTCACTGGACATATTACAGCATGTCCAACAACTGGAAAGTTAA